The genomic window ACATCGCCCGGATCACATCGGGGCTGGCGCTGCTGGCGGCCTCGCCCTGCGGGATGCCATCCCGCAGCTCGTAAGCGGCGGCGAGGAAACTGTTGCGCAGGCCGGGGTTCTCCTGCTGGTAGCCCAGCTGCTCAAACGCATCCGCCAGCGCCTCCTTGGCGTCGCGGTTGGCAGGGTCCGATAGCACCAGCTTGTCGAGGATTTCGGTCGCCAGCAGATACTCGCCCGCCTCGTGCAGCTCGGCCGCACGCGCAAGGATTGCCCCGGCCCCGCCCATCATCTCGACGTAGAGCGGCGCGGAGTCCGCCGGCGATTTCGGGATCAGCGTCGTCGGGTTGCAGTCCCAGAAGCCAAGGTAGCGCTGGATAACGCCGCGCGCGTTGTGCTCGGGGGAGCCGTGGTAGCCCCGGCAATGCCACTTCTGCTGCAGGCTCGCGGGCATCTCATAGACATTGTGGATCTGGTTGATCGTCACGCCCTGGTTGGCAAAGTGCAGCACCTGGTTGTTCATGTTGGCGTAGAGGTCGCGCTGATCGCGCAGCACTTCCTTCACCCGCTCATTGCCCCAGCGCGGCCAATGGTGGGAGGCAAACATCACCTCCGCCTCATCGCCAAACAGGTAGAGCGTTTCGTTGATGTATTTCGACCAGTTCAGCGGATCGCGCACCGCCGCGCCGCGCAGAGTGTAGATGTTGTGCAGCGTCGCCGTCACGTTTTCCGCCATCCACAGCGCCTTCATGTCCGGCAGGTAGGTGTTCATCTCGCGCGGGGCTTCGGTGTTGGGCGTGTTCTGGAAGATCATCCGCACCCCGTCGACCTCGAACTCCTCGATCGGCTCGGAAACAAACCGCGTCGGCGCGACAAGCCCGGTGCGGCCGTTCGGGATCCGGTGCCCCAGCCCCTGCGTCACGAAGCCATGGGGGCTCACGGGCAGCAGCAGGCCGTATTGGTAGAACAGCCGCCGGTTCATCGCGTTCCCGGCAAAGACGTTTTCCGACATGGTGAACTGCATGAAATCCTGCGGCGCGATGATCTCCACCCGCCCTTCGCGCATGTCTTCTTCGCTCACGATGCCTCGCACGCCGCCCCAGTGATCGCCATGGGTGTGCGAATAGATCACCGCCTTCAGCTGCAGCCCTTCGCCCACATGTTCCTGCAACAGATCCCAGGCCGCGCGGGCGGTTTCCGTCATGGTGAGCGGGTCAAAGACGATCCAACCCGTCTTGCCGCGCACGAAGGTCATGTCCGACAGATCGAACCCCCGGACCTGATAGATGCCGGGGATCACCTCGTAGAGGCCGAAGTTGTTGTTGAGCCGTGCGATCCGGGTCATCGAGGGGTGGATGCTGTCAAACGCCTCACCGGTGTTGAGGAAATCATAATCCGACATGTCGAAGGCCACGTTGCCCGCATCCGCCATGATGCGCGGATCGCTGCGCCGCGCGATCAGCCCGCGCGCCTGCTCTTCCAGATCACGGGTGTCCTGAAACGGCAGCCCATCGGCGGAGGCCCGGATCGCCTCGATGGTGTGGGAAGACGGCGCCTTGCCGCGCGGGTGGAAATGCCCCTCAAGCGGCGCGGCGGCTTCCGCGGTCTGGGCCGAGGCCTCCTCAAACAGCGCACCGCCAAGGGCAAAGGCTGCGCCGGTGGTCGGCAGGGAAGCAAGAAATCCGCGGCGGGTGGTCATGGGGCACTCATCCTCTTTGGCAGGTAAACGGTTTTCGGGCCGCGCTTCCCGCTGACCCGACAAAATCGATCTTAAAAAAAGCCTATCGCCGCGCCCCTTGGGCAAATGCGACGATTGGCACAGTCTGGCCGCCTTCAGCTTTCAGCGCAACGCGCGGCGGCTGCGCAAAGGCTCGGCTTCCACCGCCATGCGCTGCACGTATTTCAAATGGCCGATGGCGTTGTGAAACGCCTCATGCGCCGGTTTGCGCTCAAGGTAGTCCATCAGCCGGTAGAGGTTGATCGGATGCTTCACCACCAACTCTTTGATGCGCTCCACCGCCTCCATGTGCGGATAATGATCGATCAGCTGGCAGGCCGTCTGCGTGGGCGTAAGCACGAACCAATCCTGCTCCCGGCGCTCGGTGTAGCGGGTGGCATCAAAGGGCGATTCCCCCAGCGCACGGAACTTCGGCATATACAGGCGGATATTGTCGACCTGGTTTTCCAGAACCGTACCGGAGATCTGGCGAAACCCCATCGGCGCGAGCTTCTGCACCACCCGGCGCCGCATCGGGCCCGACATCATGTCCATATCGGCGCGGTCGTATTTCAGATCGTCAAACACCGAGATCAGCCGCAGATCGCGGTCCACCACAGAAAGGAAAGGATCCTTGTCCAGCGCCAGCACCGCCTCGGCGAACCCTTTCGCATAGGGCCCGCTGCCCCCCGGCACGCCTTTTGAAAACCCGAACGCCTCCGCCAAGCTGCGCATCCCTTCCGTTCCTCTCCCTAGACCAGCCCATCCGGGGCGCTATCATTGAACATATCGAAAACCTAAGGCGACAGGCGGGCCCGGCAATGCTGCAAGACAAACGTTCAGACCTCGACGCGGAAAAGCAGAAGAAGCTTCTGCAACGGCTGGTGGGCGAGCTCAGCACGCTCCGGCCGGATCTTTATTACCAGCCCACGAGCGTAATCGCGGAGGAGATGGAAGCCTTCATCGACGGCGAAGCCAAGCTCTATGCCGAGGAGCGTGTGCTGCTCAAGCGGCTCACCAAGCGCGACATTGAGGTGCTGCTGAGCCTGCACTAAACGCGCGCCCGCACCCAGCGGGAGTAGGGCATCGCCAGCAGGATGGCGAGCAGCGCATAGGTGAGGATCGTCGGCACCGCCACGAGGGTTTCAGGGCTGCTTTCCGCCAGATAGAGCGAAAGCCCAAGGTTGCGGGCCACGCTGGCAATCGCCAGCCCCGCACGCCGTGCCACCTGCGGCCCGCCCAGCAAATGCCCCGCTGCAAGCGCGCCCCCGGCCATGAGGATCACCGCCGCCCAGCCTGCTGCACCGATCAGCAATTGCTGCCGCAGCTCCGCCATCAGCGCCACCGCCAGCACAACCGCCAGCAGGAAGGCAAAAAACAGCAACCGCGCCACCGTCGAGAGATGCGCGGTATAGCTCTTCAGCCCGGACGGCGTGACACGGGCGATCCCCCAACCAAGCGCCAGCGGCAGGAAGGTCACCATCGCAACCTGCCCCGCCACCTTGGCGGGCGAAAACGGCCCCGGCGCGAGCTCCAGCAGCCCGTCCATCAGCCAGAGCACCAGCGGAAAGCTCAGTGCAGCCCCCGCAGCCAACACCAGTTGCAGGGCGGAAGTGAAGGCGCGATCAGCTCCGGCGGCCTCGCTGCGCCGCGTGGTGAGCGGCGCGCCGGGGGCGGCGGCCAGCAGCGCAAGCCCCATCGCCACCTCGGGCGGCAGGGGCAGGAGCCAGATCAGCGCTGCCACCACCAGCGGCACGACGACCAAAACCGAGCAGAGCGCCCGCAGCAGAAGGGCGGGTTCCGCCAGCAGCCCGCGCAGGCTGCCCGGCGCATAGCGCAGGCCCACGTCGAGCATCTGCGCGAAAACAACGATCCCGGTGAAGATCACCACGGCTTGCGGCATCGCTCTAAGCCTCCGTGCCGTGGGGCAGCCGCGCCTGCGCCTCGGCGATCGCCTGATTGAGCGCCGCGCCCAGTTCCGGGCTTTCCCGATACACATGCGCGGCCCCGATCGCCTCCAGCAGCCCTGTGCGTTCCAGCTGGCCGTACAGCTCCTCGTTGACGCCGGTCAGCACCAGTGTCCCCCCGGCCGCGCGCAGGCTCTTGGCATAGCGCGTGAGCAGGCGGATCACGGTGCTGCCCAGATCATCCACATCGCGCAAGATGAAGATCAGCGTGCTCTGCGCGGCCCCCGCCACCTTGGGCAGCTGCGCCTCCAGCCCCTGTGCGGAAGCGAAGAAGAGCGAGCCGCGCGCCCGGAGCACCCGCACCTCGCCCGGCCCCAGATCCGGGCGCACCGGGCGCTCGATGGGAAAGCCGTTTTCCACCAGCTCGAACTCCCGCACCTCGACGCGATTGGACATGTGCAGGATCTGCAGCAGGAACGAGAGCGCCACCCCGATCAGGATCGCGAATTGCAGCGGCAGGAAGAGCGTCGCGGCAAAAGTCACCGCCATGGCCGCGCGCGCCGTCAGCCCGGTGGCCCAGACGGTGCGGATCGCCTCGGGCTGCAGGTTCTGATAGCCGACCACCAAGAGCAGCCCGCCAAGCGCCGCCATCGGCACGATCTTCACCAGATCCACCAGCAGCAGCACGATCAGGATCACGAACACCCCAGCAAAGATGTTGGACCAGCGCGATTTCGCCCCGGCCTGATAGTTCACCGCCGTTCCCGACATCGAGCCGCCGCAGGGAATGGCCCCGAAGGCCCCGGCGGCAAGGTTCGCCGCGCCCTGCCCCACGAAATCGCGCGAGGTGTCGGGGAAGCGGCCATCCGGGTTCGGGTAGCTCTGCCCCACGCCCGCGCCCTGAATGAGGCCGATCACCGCGATGGCGAAAGCCGGAAGCGCCAGCGTGCCAAGGCTCGCCAGATCGGGCAGGATCGGCAGCGGCAGGCTGCGCGGGATCACCGCGATGTCGCGCACCAGAACCGCCGTCTGCCCCCCCATCAGCGCCACGAGCCCCATTGCGAGCAGCGTCGCCACCGCAAGGGCAAGGATCAACGCGAACCGGCGCAGCGCGGTGCGCTGGAAGGCCAGGATCAGCCCCACCGTCGAGAGCCCCACCAACACCGTCTGCAAATCGATCAGCCGCCAGCGCAGCATCGTATCCGCAAGCCGCAGGATGTGGTTGGGCTGCGTGCTGCTGTAGCCGGTGATGTCGGAGACCGAGCCGAACATGATCAGGAAGGCGATGCCCGAGATGAACCCCGTCATTACCGCATTGGAGACAAAGCGGATCAGCTTGCCGAGCCGCAACAGGCCGAACACCAGCTGAAACGCGCCGACGAGCAGCACAAGCGTCACCAGTGCGCCGATCTTGTCGGCCTCGGCAAAACCATAGAGCGCCTCGCCCGCCGCCACCGAAAGCGCGCCCGTGGTGGAGACGTTCATGTAGATCGAAGAGGTGAAGACCGCCCCCACCGGCATCGCCACCATCAGCGCGTAGAGCCCGGCCACCGGGTTCACCGAGGCCAGCACCGCATTGGCCATGCCCTGCGGGACGTTGACGATGGCGAAGGTCGCCCCCGCCACCAGATCGGAGGCGAGGTTTTCGCGCTTCAGGCGCAGCCCGTCCGGCCAGTTCACCGCGCTACTCCGGCACCACCTCTTTCATCTCGGCCCCGTCGAAGGGATCGTGCGCCGCCGCGCCCTCTTCCGGCGCACGGGTGCCGGGGAAGATCTCGAAGGTCGGGGTGAAATCCACGAGCATTGCCGCCAGCTTCATCAGGATCGAGGGATCGCCCTCCGCCGTGGCCGTGCCCTCGGCCAGATGCGCCTCCAGAGGCTTCACGCCCATCAGCGTTTCATCCAACGCGCTGCGGTTGATCGTCAGCGTCAGATCCGCCTCGGGGGCCTGAAACCCTTTGATGTTGGTCAGCGTCGCGTTCTCAAGCTCCACGAGGAATTCCTCGCCATTGTCCGGCGTGCGCAGGTTCATGATGAACCGCTGCCCGGCGGCCTTTTCGCTCACGAGCCGGATGCCGAGGAAATTCAGGAACAGCTCGGTGGACATCGCCCGCATCACGTCAGCGCTGTTGGTTTTCGGGATCGCACCGGAGGGCACGCCGGACCGCAGCTCGAAAGCCCCGGCAAGGAAGCTGTTGCGCAGGCCGGGGTTTTCCTGCTGGTAGCCGATCTGCTCCATCGCGTCGGCCAGCAGATCGCGCCCGGTCTGATTGCCCGGTTCCGCCAGCGCGAGCTTGTTGAGGATCTCCACCGCGAGCTTGTATTCGCCCGCGTCATACAGCTTTTGCCCTTCCGCAATGATCGCATCCGCCCCACCCATCATCCGCACGTAGAGCGGCGCCGAGTCCTCCGGCGAGGGCGGGATCAGCGTGGCCGGGTTGCAATCCCAATAGCCAAGATAGCGCTGGATCACGCCGCGCGCGTTGTGCTCGGGCGAGCCGTGATAGCCGCGCACGTGCCAGTGTTTCTGCAACGCGTCCGGCACTTGGTAGACGTTGTGGATCTGGTTGATCGTCACCCCGTTGTTGGCGTGGTGCAGCACCTGGTTGTGCATATTGGCGTAAATGTCCCGCTGGGCGCGCATCACCTCCTGAATCCGCGCATTGCCCCAGCGCGGCCAGTGGTGGGCGGCAAACATCACCTCGGCCTCGCCGCCGAAACGGTAGAGCGCCTCAGCGATGTATTTGGACCAGTTCAGCGCATCGCGCACCGGCGCGCCGCGCAGGGTGTAGAGGTTGTGCAGGCAGTGGGTGACGTTCTCCGCCATCCACAGCGCCTTCATGGAGGGGATATAGGTGTTCATCTCCGAAGGCGCCTCGGTGTCGGGCGTGTTCTGGAACACCATCTCGATCCCGTCGACCTCGAAGGTCTCGTAGGCCTCCTTCACCAGCCGCGTCGGCGGGATCAGCGTCACCGCCCCGCGCGAGGTGCCCTGCCCGAGGCCTTGCGTAACGAAGCCGTAGGGATCAACGGGCAGCAGGATGCCGTATTGATAGAATGCCCGCCGGTTCATCGCGTTCCCGGCGTAAACATTCTCGGCCACGGTGTTCTCCATGAAGCCATCGGGCGCGATGATCTCCACCTTACCCGCGCGCACGTCGGCCTCCTCCACCACGCCCCGGATGCCGCCCCAGTGATCGACGTGATTGTGCGAGTAGACGACCGCCGAGATCGGCAGATCGCCCCCGACATGCTCGCGGAACAGCGCCAGCCCGGCGGCGGCGGTTTCCTTGGAGATCAGCACGTCGAACACGATCCACCCCGTCTTGCCGCGCACGAAGGTCATCTGCGAAAGATCGAAGCCGCGGATCTGGTAGATGCCGGGGATCACCTCGTAGAGGCCGTAATCCTGATTGAGCTTGGCCTGCCGCATGAGCGAGGGGTGGATGCTGGGGTAGCCTTCCGCCTCATCG from Pseudoruegeria sp. SHC-113 includes these protein-coding regions:
- a CDS encoding SulP family inorganic anion transporter, with the translated sequence MNWPDGLRLKRENLASDLVAGATFAIVNVPQGMANAVLASVNPVAGLYALMVAMPVGAVFTSSIYMNVSTTGALSVAAGEALYGFAEADKIGALVTLVLLVGAFQLVFGLLRLGKLIRFVSNAVMTGFISGIAFLIMFGSVSDITGYSSTQPNHILRLADTMLRWRLIDLQTVLVGLSTVGLILAFQRTALRRFALILALAVATLLAMGLVALMGGQTAVLVRDIAVIPRSLPLPILPDLASLGTLALPAFAIAVIGLIQGAGVGQSYPNPDGRFPDTSRDFVGQGAANLAAGAFGAIPCGGSMSGTAVNYQAGAKSRWSNIFAGVFVILIVLLLVDLVKIVPMAALGGLLLVVGYQNLQPEAIRTVWATGLTARAAMAVTFAATLFLPLQFAILIGVALSFLLQILHMSNRVEVREFELVENGFPIERPVRPDLGPGEVRVLRARGSLFFASAQGLEAQLPKVAGAAQSTLIFILRDVDDLGSTVIRLLTRYAKSLRAAGGTLVLTGVNEELYGQLERTGLLEAIGAAHVYRESPELGAALNQAIAEAQARLPHGTEA
- a CDS encoding alkyl/aryl-sulfatase encodes the protein MTDSQTDSNADRPHFHPKGKAPSAHTRAVLEAAAQALPFHDRQDFEECARGLIAQMPSKVIKAEAGNDAWDMGKFDFIDEAEGYPSIHPSLMRQAKLNQDYGLYEVIPGIYQIRGFDLSQMTFVRGKTGWIVFDVLISKETAAAGLALFREHVGGDLPISAVVYSHNHVDHWGGIRGVVEEADVRAGKVEIIAPDGFMENTVAENVYAGNAMNRRAFYQYGILLPVDPYGFVTQGLGQGTSRGAVTLIPPTRLVKEAYETFEVDGIEMVFQNTPDTEAPSEMNTYIPSMKALWMAENVTHCLHNLYTLRGAPVRDALNWSKYIAEALYRFGGEAEVMFAAHHWPRWGNARIQEVMRAQRDIYANMHNQVLHHANNGVTINQIHNVYQVPDALQKHWHVRGYHGSPEHNARGVIQRYLGYWDCNPATLIPPSPEDSAPLYVRMMGGADAIIAEGQKLYDAGEYKLAVEILNKLALAEPGNQTGRDLLADAMEQIGYQQENPGLRNSFLAGAFELRSGVPSGAIPKTNSADVMRAMSTELFLNFLGIRLVSEKAAGQRFIMNLRTPDNGEEFLVELENATLTNIKGFQAPEADLTLTINRSALDETLMGVKPLEAHLAEGTATAEGDPSILMKLAAMLVDFTPTFEIFPGTRAPEEGAAAHDPFDGAEMKEVVPE
- a CDS encoding alkyl/aryl-sulfatase translates to MTTRRGFLASLPTTGAAFALGGALFEEASAQTAEAAAPLEGHFHPRGKAPSSHTIEAIRASADGLPFQDTRDLEEQARGLIARRSDPRIMADAGNVAFDMSDYDFLNTGEAFDSIHPSMTRIARLNNNFGLYEVIPGIYQVRGFDLSDMTFVRGKTGWIVFDPLTMTETARAAWDLLQEHVGEGLQLKAVIYSHTHGDHWGGVRGIVSEEDMREGRVEIIAPQDFMQFTMSENVFAGNAMNRRLFYQYGLLLPVSPHGFVTQGLGHRIPNGRTGLVAPTRFVSEPIEEFEVDGVRMIFQNTPNTEAPREMNTYLPDMKALWMAENVTATLHNIYTLRGAAVRDPLNWSKYINETLYLFGDEAEVMFASHHWPRWGNERVKEVLRDQRDLYANMNNQVLHFANQGVTINQIHNVYEMPASLQQKWHCRGYHGSPEHNARGVIQRYLGFWDCNPTTLIPKSPADSAPLYVEMMGGAGAILARAAELHEAGEYLLATEILDKLVLSDPANRDAKEALADAFEQLGYQQENPGLRNSFLAAAYELRDGIPQGEAASSASPDVIRAMSTELFLNFLAIRMDGRRAEGMALKMNLSTPDNGEQFVVELSNATLTTIAGYQVEDADLSLTLNRADLELVMAGQAAFEDLLADGRAVAEGDVGVLVQLAGLMVDFDPRFPIMPGTGPEVEIPGTEPFKGAIGAVIPE